From the genome of Sphingobacterium sp. UGAL515B_05:
ATTACGCATCTACCTGTTTTTTTGAATTCTTCAAATATACAGAATTTCTACCATTTAGAATGATTCTAATGTCATAGTTATGTATTTAGTAAAAAACAGCTATCTTTACTGTTAAGAACGATTAATTATCAACCAGAATGAAGATTGAGGACGAAATCAAAGTAAATAAGTTCAGCAATGAATGGCATCGTTGTACGGTAAATATTCTATATACGTACAATTGGATTAACAATGAGCTAGAACAGCGTGCTGCCAAAGAAGGAATCACTTTGAAACAGTTTAATGTCTTGCGCATATTGAGGGGCCAATATCCGAAGCCTGCAACCAATAATCTGATTAAATCAAGAATGTTGAGCTCTACCCCAGACATCTCACGTATGATTGACCG
Proteins encoded in this window:
- a CDS encoding MarR family winged helix-turn-helix transcriptional regulator, with amino-acid sequence MKIEDEIKVNKFSNEWHRCTVNILYTYNWINNELEQRAAKEGITLKQFNVLRILRGQYPKPATNNLIKSRMLSSTPDISRMIDRMVSKELVSRCQSGGDKRAVDLVITEKGLEILKSLDEDMLMKDLLPNRISEEEAVTLNTLLDKLRG